A segment of the Novipirellula galeiformis genome:
ACAGTAGAAGTTCGCAACCGAATTTGCCCCCGCTCGTTTGCCAGATGATTCTAGCCGATCGCAAGCGTCGCTGGGTGTCTCAGCTTGTTTTCTTCAAGCGGAAGTTCATCTCGCTTGTCATCCGTGTTATTCTAGGAAGCGACGGAAACAAGTTCACCGATTCAATCGTCGTGGCATGATGCATGTGGCTTGAGGTTATAGCGCCGCTTCACTTTTACGCACGCTTCGCTACGGAAGTTTGCAGTGCAGCGCCGAATTCAACGACGATTTTAACGATGAACGAATCCGCACCACGTCCCCACCATGCAGCCCTTCCTAGCGTTTGCCGCACCGCTTGTCATTCCCACCCAGGTTAGTGCGAGAAACGTTGCTGGCGAGACCGTCCCGCGGACTCGGGCATCTGGAAAGACACCGGGACTTCACAAGGAAACTGGTCCGCGGAGGTCACCCGATCAAACGAATCGATTGGGACGCGGTGATCGCATTGCGTCGCTGAGCACTCCACAACCCAACGTCAAGCCCACACCCTAACGTTAAGATCGCGGAGCGATCAACGACACTGTATTACCTGCCTTGATTCTCCTTTAATTTTGAGACCCCAACATGATGCGTCTTGCTTTCGCGGTTTTACTGCTCTTCAGCGTGACCCCGGCTTGGGGCGAGCAGAAACAGTCTGAATTACAGTTAACTCTGCCGCCGGAAATCTATGCCGTCACCGGAGTGCCGACCCATATCTACTTCGATAACATCGTGTTGACACAATCGCCGACGGACTATCGATTCGAAGTGACTTGCGACGTTGGCGAAAGTGCCGATCGACGTTGGGAATTGACGCCCACCGCCCAAGACGTTGGGGATCATCCACTGCGCGTGGCCGTTTACTCCGCTGACAACAAATTGTTGGAATCAAAGTCGAGCGTCTTGAAGGTGATTCCCGATGACGACCCGCAGCAGCATGATCCGATTCGGCTTTTGATTATCGGAGACAGTCTGACGCACGCATCGGCCTATCCCAACGAAATCGCTCGTTTGCTTTCACGGCAAAACAATCCGAAATGGACGATGCTGGGAACCCACAAGCCATCGTCAGCCGCCGAGGGCGTTGTTCATGAAGGGTACGGCGGTTGGACTTGGGCTAATTTTGTGACCAAGTATGAACCCAATCCCGATGGCAGTTATGCCAAACGCAGCAGTCCGTTTTTGTTCCTCGACGAGAACGCTAAACCGCAATTAAATCTGACTCGTTATTTCCAAGAGCATTGTGACGACCAACGCCCCGACTACGTCATCATCAAGCTCGGCATCAACGATTGCTTCTCAGCCCCGGTGAATGATCGCGCAGGCATGGACGCCCGCATCGATACAGTGTTCGGGTTTGCCGATACGTTGCTGGCCGCGATCCGCGAGGCTGCGCCCCAAGCACACATTGGCATCTGTTTGACCACGCCCGGAAATGATCGCCCCGAAGCGTTCAAGGCCAACTACAAGGATCGGTACACACGTTGGGGATGGAAGCAGATTCAACATCATTTGGTTCAACGCCAAATGATGTACGTGTCGGAAAAGCAGGATCCAATGATCACGATCCTGCCCACCGAGTTGAACCTCGACCCCATCGATGGCTACCCTAACAACAATGCGGTGCATCCCAATACCGCGGGGTACAAACAGATCGGCGCAAGTGTCTATGCCTGGCTGAAATGGAAGCTTGCAAACGCCCAGCCCGCCTCCCCAGCTGCCGAGTCGCCAGCTGCCGCATCCGTAGGCGCCGAATAATTCATTGCCAGCAGGGCAGGGAAATCAAAGCTTGGTTTCCCTGCCTCCCATCCACCTTCTCACTCCCCCCCATGAACCGCACTTCTATGAATGCCGTCCGTTTACAGTCCTCCGCCGCGGTGATCTTGCTCAGCGTTTTATTCGTTGCGTCGCCGACAGGCACGGCGTCGGAGATCACGCTTCGCCAACGTTCTCGAGTCTCGGTGCCCGAGGCACACCAGGCCGTTGCTGTCGATGCGTCCTCGTTTTATGCAATCTCCAATCGCACGATTGGCCGTTACGAGAAAGAAACCTTCCGTCCGTTGGCAAAATGGACCGCTCCCGACGACTCTCCCGTCATCCACCTCAATAGTGGTATCGTGGTCGACGGTCGGCTGTATTGTGCCAACTCGAATTGGCCTAAGTCCCCGCTCAAAAACTCAATCGAGATTTTTTCTGCCGAAACACTTGAACCTGTTGAGCGAAAAGAGTTCGACGAAAACGAAGGGGCCATCAACTGGGTCGAACGGCATCGCGGATCGTGGTGGATTGCGTTCGCATTTTATGGCGAGGCAAACGTCCGTCGCACCCATCTGGTTCGCTACGACGACCAGTGGCAAAAGACGGGATCGTGGACATTTCCGGAATCCGTCATTGAGCGATTTCTGCCCAATAGTAATTCAGGGGGCGCATTTGGACCCAATGGACGCTTGTTCGTGAC
Coding sequences within it:
- a CDS encoding SGNH/GDSL hydrolase family protein, with the protein product MMRLAFAVLLLFSVTPAWGEQKQSELQLTLPPEIYAVTGVPTHIYFDNIVLTQSPTDYRFEVTCDVGESADRRWELTPTAQDVGDHPLRVAVYSADNKLLESKSSVLKVIPDDDPQQHDPIRLLIIGDSLTHASAYPNEIARLLSRQNNPKWTMLGTHKPSSAAEGVVHEGYGGWTWANFVTKYEPNPDGSYAKRSSPFLFLDENAKPQLNLTRYFQEHCDDQRPDYVIIKLGINDCFSAPVNDRAGMDARIDTVFGFADTLLAAIREAAPQAHIGICLTTPGNDRPEAFKANYKDRYTRWGWKQIQHHLVQRQMMYVSEKQDPMITILPTELNLDPIDGYPNNNAVHPNTAGYKQIGASVYAWLKWKLANAQPASPAAESPAAASVGAE